In the genome of Oncorhynchus clarkii lewisi isolate Uvic-CL-2024 chromosome 4, UVic_Ocla_1.0, whole genome shotgun sequence, one region contains:
- the LOC139408014 gene encoding DNA-binding protein inhibitor ID-2b, with amino-acid sequence MKAISPVRSMRNNITNSSEHALGIARSKSPMDDPLSLLYNMNDCYTKLKELVPSLPQNKNVSKIEILQHVIDYILDLQIALDSSSIISSCQHQQQRPGQPASPRNPLATINSDISLLTFQSNDQLPKETDDS; translated from the exons ATGAAAGCAATAAGTCCTGTGCGGTCTATGAGAAACAACATCACCAACTCGTCGGAACATGCCCTCGGCATCGCCCGGAGCAAAAGCCCGATGGATGATCCTCTGAGTCTGCTGTACAATATGAACGACTGCTACACCAAGCTGAAAGAGCTCGTGCCCAGCCTCCCGCAGAACAAGAACGTTAGTAAAATTGAGATATTGCAGCATGTTATAGACTATATATTAGACCTTCAGATTGCACTGGACTCTAGCTCAATCATCTCCAGCTGCCAACATCAGCAGCAGCGACCGGGACAGCCAGCATCACCCAGGAACCCCTTAGCAACCATCAACTCCGACATCAGCCTCCTCACCTTTCAG TCAAATGACCAGCTCCCCAAAGAGACCGATGACAGCTAA